From a region of the Pukyongiella litopenaei genome:
- a CDS encoding DMT family transporter, producing MPHDRPVLGILLMLGFCILAPLGDALAKLLGPLVPLGQLLLARFALQAAMLIPIIRATGRTWRFGRRVLGLTVLRTVLHILGIGAMFTALRYLPLADAVAIAFVMPFLMLLLGYYVLGEEVGLRRLAACAVGFAGTLMVIQPSFAEVGWPATLPLGVAVVFSLFMLVTRRIAKETDPIALQAVSGVIATLMLVPVLLLGQAFDFAPLALKLPTVTEALLVAAIGVIGTLAHLLMTWSLRYAPSATLAPMQYLEIPVATLIGWIVFRDLPDGLAALGICVTIGAGLYVVMRERALARSAGVPDAVHITGAPDEPAQRQGPG from the coding sequence ATGCCTCATGATCGCCCGGTTCTGGGCATCCTCCTCATGCTCGGTTTCTGCATCCTCGCCCCGCTGGGCGACGCGCTGGCCAAGCTCCTCGGCCCGCTGGTTCCGCTCGGGCAGCTCCTGCTGGCGCGTTTCGCGCTGCAGGCGGCGATGCTGATCCCGATCATCCGCGCCACGGGGCGCACCTGGCGTTTTGGCAGGCGGGTGCTGGGCCTGACCGTGCTGCGGACCGTGCTGCATATCCTGGGCATCGGAGCGATGTTCACCGCACTGCGCTATCTGCCGCTGGCCGACGCGGTGGCGATTGCCTTCGTGATGCCGTTCCTGATGCTGCTGCTCGGCTATTATGTGCTGGGCGAAGAGGTCGGGCTGCGCCGGCTGGCCGCCTGCGCGGTCGGGTTCGCCGGCACGCTGATGGTGATCCAGCCCAGCTTTGCCGAGGTCGGGTGGCCCGCGACGCTGCCATTGGGGGTGGCGGTGGTGTTTTCTCTCTTCATGCTGGTCACGCGCCGGATCGCCAAGGAAACCGACCCGATCGCGCTGCAGGCCGTCAGCGGGGTGATCGCCACGCTGATGCTGGTGCCGGTGCTGCTGCTCGGCCAGGCCTTTGACTTCGCACCGCTGGCGCTGAAACTGCCGACCGTCACCGAAGCCCTGCTGGTGGCGGCCATCGGGGTGATCGGCACCCTGGCGCATCTGCTGATGACCTGGTCGCTGCGTTATGCGCCCTCGGCCACGCTGGCGCCGATGCAGTATCTCGAGATACCGGTGGCGACGCTGATCGGCTGGATCGTGTTTCGCGACCTGCCCGACGGTCTGGCCGCACTGGGTATCTGCGTGACCATCGGCGCGGGGCTCTATGTGGTGATGCGCGAACGGGCGCTGGCCCGCTCGGCGGGGGTGCCGGACGCGGTGCATATCACTGGCGCGCCGGATGAACCGGCGCAGCGGCAAGGGCCGGGATAA
- a CDS encoding thiamine diphosphokinase, with protein sequence MQQPILQSEQPVTLLGGGALYPGDLDLALSHAPTLAAADGGARAALRAGHMPVAVFGDFDSLDDRSRAALPADRLHRITEQDSTDFDKALRNIQAPVVVAAGFLGARMDHQLAALSTLLRHCDRRCVLIGEREVVFHAPPRIVVPVASGDVVSLFPLCPATGRSTGLRWPIDGLELAPGGRIGTSNVATGPVGLDTDGPGLLVILPRVRLGDVIPALAAAPVHPARQ encoded by the coding sequence ATGCAACAGCCCATTCTTCAGTCGGAGCAACCCGTCACCCTGCTCGGGGGCGGTGCGCTATATCCGGGTGACCTGGACCTGGCCCTGTCCCATGCGCCGACGCTCGCCGCCGCCGATGGCGGGGCGCGGGCGGCGCTGCGGGCCGGGCATATGCCGGTGGCGGTGTTCGGCGATTTCGATTCGCTGGACGACCGCAGCCGCGCGGCCCTGCCGGCCGACCGACTGCACCGCATCACCGAACAGGACAGCACCGATTTCGACAAGGCGCTGCGGAACATTCAGGCGCCGGTTGTGGTTGCCGCCGGGTTCCTGGGCGCACGGATGGATCACCAGTTGGCCGCGCTCAGCACCTTGCTGCGCCATTGCGACCGGCGTTGCGTGCTGATCGGCGAACGCGAGGTGGTTTTCCACGCGCCGCCGCGCATCGTGGTCCCCGTCGCGTCCGGAGATGTGGTGTCGCTGTTTCCGCTGTGCCCGGCGACCGGGCGCTCGACGGGGCTGCGCTGGCCGATCGACGGGCTGGAGCTGGCGCCGGGTGGCCGGATCGGAACGTCGAACGTGGCGACGGGGCCGGTCGGGCTGGACACCGACGGGCCGGGGCTGCTGGTGATCCTGCCGCGGGTGCGGCTGGGCGACGTTATCCCGGCCCTTGCCGCTGCGCCGGTTCATCCGGCGCGCCAGTGA
- a CDS encoding DUF2842 domain-containing protein, with protein MALSYKARRRWSLVILLVGLPLYIVAVVTVLNWLDRPPIWLEFIVYVVLGLLWALPFRFIFRGVGQADPDAGDGPEDRP; from the coding sequence ATGGCCCTGTCCTACAAGGCCCGGCGCCGCTGGTCACTGGTCATCCTGCTGGTCGGCCTGCCGCTCTATATCGTCGCCGTGGTCACGGTGCTGAATTGGCTGGACCGGCCGCCGATCTGGCTCGAGTTCATCGTCTATGTGGTCCTCGGCCTGCTGTGGGCGCTGCCGTTCCGGTTCATCTTCCGCGGCGTGGGGCAGGCGGACCCCGATGCCGGTGACGGGCCCGAGGATCGACCCTAG
- a CDS encoding adenylosuccinate synthase has translation MANVVVVGAQWGDEGKGKIVDWLSERADVIARFQGGHNAGHTLVIDGEVYKLSLLPSGIVRGGKLSVIGNGVVLDPWHLVSEIEGLRRQGVTISPETLMIAENTPLILPIHGELDRAREAAVAVAKIGTTGRGIGPAYEDKVGRRSIRVADLADEATLELRVDRALAHHDALRRGLGLDPVDRAALLAQLREVAPGILEYAAPVWKVMNEKRKAGKRILFEGAQGALLDIDFGTYPFVTSSNVIAGQAATGTGIGPGSIDFVLGIVKAYTTRVGEGPFPAELNDDDGQRLGERGHEFGTVTGRKRRCGWFDAVLVRQTCATSGVNGIALTKLDVLDGFDTLKICVGYELDGQRIDHLPTAADHQARCVPVYEEMPGWSESTEGARSWADLPANAIKYVRRVEELIDCPVALLSTSPEREDTILVTDPFAD, from the coding sequence ATGGCCAACGTCGTGGTAGTCGGCGCCCAGTGGGGTGACGAGGGCAAGGGCAAGATCGTGGACTGGCTGTCGGAACGCGCCGACGTCATCGCGCGGTTCCAGGGCGGGCACAACGCCGGGCATACGCTGGTGATCGACGGCGAGGTCTACAAGCTGTCGCTGCTGCCGTCGGGTATCGTGCGCGGCGGCAAGCTCTCGGTGATCGGCAATGGCGTGGTGCTGGACCCGTGGCACCTGGTCTCGGAAATCGAGGGCCTGCGCCGGCAGGGCGTGACGATTTCGCCCGAGACGCTGATGATCGCCGAGAACACGCCGCTGATCCTGCCCATCCACGGCGAACTGGACCGCGCCCGCGAGGCCGCCGTGGCGGTGGCCAAGATCGGCACCACCGGGCGTGGCATCGGCCCGGCCTATGAGGACAAGGTCGGCCGCAGGTCGATCCGGGTCGCCGACCTGGCCGACGAGGCCACGCTGGAACTGCGCGTGGATCGTGCGCTGGCCCATCATGACGCGCTGCGCCGTGGCCTCGGGCTCGACCCGGTGGACCGGGCGGCGCTGCTGGCGCAGCTGCGTGAGGTGGCGCCCGGCATCCTCGAATATGCCGCGCCGGTCTGGAAGGTGATGAACGAAAAGCGCAAGGCTGGCAAACGCATCCTGTTCGAAGGCGCGCAGGGCGCGCTTCTGGATATTGATTTCGGAACCTACCCCTTTGTCACCTCGTCGAACGTGATCGCCGGGCAGGCGGCCACCGGCACCGGCATCGGGCCGGGGTCGATCGATTTCGTGCTGGGCATCGTCAAGGCCTATACCACCCGTGTCGGCGAAGGCCCGTTCCCGGCCGAGCTGAACGACGATGACGGCCAACGGCTGGGGGAACGCGGCCACGAATTCGGCACCGTCACCGGGCGCAAGCGCCGCTGCGGCTGGTTCGACGCGGTTCTGGTGCGCCAGACCTGCGCCACCTCGGGCGTCAACGGCATCGCGCTGACCAAGCTCGATGTGCTGGACGGGTTCGATACGCTGAAGATCTGCGTGGGCTACGAGCTCGACGGCCAGCGCATCGACCACCTGCCCACGGCGGCCGACCACCAGGCGCGCTGCGTGCCGGTCTACGAGGAGATGCCGGGTTGGAGCGAATCCACCGAAGGCGCGCGCAGTTGGGCGGACCTGCCCGCGAACGCGATCAAGTATGTGCGCCGGGTCGAGGAACTGATCGACTGCCCGGTTGCGCTGCTGTCCACGTCGCCCGAGCGCGAGGACACCATTCTCGTCACCGACCCTTTCGCTGACTGA
- a CDS encoding thioesterase family protein, translating into MADGDLQTGSLRAALDGLEPQGDAMLAPAPANWMQGRTAFGGFTAALLLGAVLRGTDDLPPLRSAMINFTGPVSAPPRLTTETLRRGRNVTSIAARARIGDQVAAAGLFSFGAAQDSHIRADAPHRDAPAPDACELMIPPQAARFAPGFHHNFDLRLIEGDRPMTGSQRGYVRGWARHRDPASRSGIESLLCLADILPPAVFPLCRQIGPNSSMNWICNILVDSPETDDGWWQVETDLTAARDGFSSQVMRVWNSAGDLVVDGMQSVVIFV; encoded by the coding sequence ATGGCCGATGGCGATCTGCAAACCGGCAGCCTGCGGGCGGCACTGGACGGGCTGGAACCGCAGGGCGATGCCATGCTGGCCCCCGCGCCGGCGAACTGGATGCAGGGGCGCACCGCCTTTGGCGGCTTTACCGCCGCGCTGTTGCTGGGCGCCGTGCTGCGCGGGACCGACGACCTGCCGCCGCTGCGGTCGGCGATGATCAACTTCACCGGCCCGGTATCGGCGCCGCCGCGCCTGACCACCGAAACCTTGCGGCGCGGCCGGAACGTGACCTCGATCGCCGCCCGCGCCCGGATCGGCGATCAGGTGGCGGCGGCGGGGCTGTTTTCCTTTGGCGCCGCGCAGGACAGCCATATTCGCGCCGACGCGCCGCACCGCGACGCCCCCGCGCCCGACGCCTGCGAGCTGATGATACCGCCACAGGCCGCCCGTTTCGCGCCCGGCTTCCATCACAATTTCGACCTGCGCCTGATCGAGGGCGACCGCCCGATGACCGGGTCGCAGCGGGGCTATGTCCGGGGCTGGGCGCGGCACCGGGATCCGGCGTCGCGCAGCGGCATCGAATCGCTGCTGTGCCTGGCCGATATCCTGCCGCCGGCGGTGTTCCCGCTGTGCCGCCAGATCGGGCCGAACAGCTCGATGAACTGGATCTGCAACATTCTCGTCGACAGCCCCGAAACCGATGACGGCTGGTGGCAGGTGGAAACCGACCTGACCGCCGCGCGGGACGGGTTCAGCAGCCAGGTGATGCGGGTCTGGAACAGCGCCGGCGATCTGGTCGTGGACGGCATGCAATCAGTGGTGATCTTCGTCTGA
- a CDS encoding Glu/Leu/Phe/Val dehydrogenase dimerization domain-containing protein, with amino-acid sequence MSHETGVFSHPDHDGHESVVFHADPASGLRAIIAIHDRALGPAAGGCRIHPYPDGMTALADALRLSRGMSYKNALAGLPLGGGKAVIIADPRTDKTEAKMRAFGRAVEGLAGRYVTGEDVGCAVADMDAVKRETAHVMGASDAEGDPSTHTARGVFLCMERAVQARLGRSLDGVHVAIKGAGNVGFALARMLHERGTRLTVAEPRDDIRARAVAELGAAVAGPDDIVTAGADVFAPCALGGDLTAEAVAAMRCAIVCGAANNQLAEPRVDGLLRDRGVLYCPDYLVNAGGIVAIGRTVAGWTEDQALAAIERLPETLDRVLADAAASAAPTGQVADALARARMQGGAA; translated from the coding sequence ATGTCACACGAAACCGGCGTCTTTTCGCATCCCGACCATGACGGCCACGAATCGGTGGTGTTCCACGCCGATCCGGCATCGGGCCTGCGTGCCATCATCGCCATTCACGACCGGGCGCTGGGCCCGGCGGCGGGCGGGTGCCGGATCCATCCCTATCCCGACGGGATGACGGCGCTGGCGGATGCGCTGCGCCTGTCGCGGGGCATGTCCTACAAGAACGCGCTGGCGGGGCTGCCGCTGGGCGGCGGCAAGGCGGTGATCATCGCCGATCCGCGAACGGACAAGACCGAGGCGAAGATGCGGGCCTTTGGCCGCGCGGTCGAGGGGCTGGCGGGGCGCTATGTCACCGGCGAGGATGTCGGCTGTGCCGTGGCCGACATGGACGCGGTGAAACGCGAGACGGCGCATGTGATGGGCGCCTCGGATGCCGAGGGCGACCCGTCGACCCACACCGCCCGCGGCGTGTTCCTGTGCATGGAACGCGCGGTGCAGGCCAGGCTGGGGCGGTCGCTCGACGGGGTGCATGTCGCGATCAAGGGGGCGGGCAATGTGGGTTTCGCCCTTGCGCGTATGCTGCATGAACGCGGCACGCGCCTGACCGTCGCCGAACCGCGCGACGACATCCGCGCCCGCGCCGTCGCCGAACTGGGCGCCGCTGTCGCGGGGCCCGATGACATCGTCACCGCCGGGGCCGACGTGTTCGCGCCCTGTGCGCTGGGCGGCGACCTGACCGCCGAGGCGGTTGCGGCCATGCGCTGCGCCATCGTCTGCGGCGCGGCGAACAACCAGCTGGCCGAACCGCGTGTCGACGGGCTGCTGCGCGATCGCGGCGTGCTCTATTGCCCCGATTATCTGGTCAACGCGGGCGGCATCGTCGCCATCGGGCGCACGGTAGCGGGCTGGACCGAGGACCAGGCGCTGGCGGCGATCGAGAGGCTGCCGGAAACGCTCGACCGGGTGCTGGCCGATGCCGCTGCCAGCGCCGCGCCGACCGGGCAGGTCGCCGACGCGCTGGCGCGGGCACGGATGCAGGGCGGCGCGGCCTGA
- a CDS encoding efflux RND transporter permease subunit, which translates to MSIARISIERPIYTWLIILIFLFGGIWGFLSLGRLEDPAFTIKQAVISTAYPGATAEQVALEVSEPLESALQKMGEVDIITSVNRPGLSLIEVEIQSIYDGSELPEIWTRMRARIRDAARYLPEGVGQPLVNDGFGDVFGIFLAVTAEGFTDAGKHELATFLRRELLTVDGVADVEVAGLPEEAIFVEPDLALSVNQNVPVQAIAQAIATADSVAPAGAVTTGDSRVGILAPEGSDSVSAIGGLSVGVGGRVVNLFDMAHVHRGRVSDPDLIVRFDGQEAFTLGVAGLATENIVEVGKRVDAKLAELSPEIPFGVDLHPIYQQHVVVEQASNDFLVNLAMSVAIVVAVLGLFMGWRAAVVVGTTLLLTVVGTLLFMNLLSIEMERISLGALIIAMGMLVDNAIVVAEGMQITMRQGRGSVEAAEEVAGKTQVPLLGATVIGIMAFAGIGLSPDATGEFLFSLFAVIGISLLLSWLLALTVTPMLGHYLFEQGRADDGDAYGGWLFRLYGWNLRLALKLRWLVLAGLVVVTAACFVGFGMLREQFFPNSNTPLFFVHYKLPQGTPIGTVSDHLTGIEDWLKDRDEVVSVATFVGQGATRFMLTYSAEKPNPSYGHMIIRARSLQDIPALQQELEAVGAARFPEGEFRTKRLVFGPGGSDPIQVRFSGKDPAVLRDLAAEAARILAASSDHLTGIRQDWHEQELVLRPVYATNRAQTAGVSRDDIASMLLFSTDGVTGGVFRERDRLIPIVIRRPRADSYNVMDQIVYSATAQDFVPIEQMVDGFEYQALDTLVHRRDRVATITVGADIPHDVTAATVQAEVMGPIEAMELPPGYRMEWGGEYEDSKMAQEALGKQLPLSLLIMVLISVLLFNALRQPVIIWLLVPMSVNGVVIGLLGTGLPFTFTALLGLLSLSGMLIKNGIVLVEEIDLVRAEGQPLREAIVTASVSRLRPVMLASVTTILGMVPLLTDAFFKSMAVTIMGGLAFATVLTLVAAPVLYLVFFGRDERRETAAQPA; encoded by the coding sequence ATGAGCATTGCGCGCATATCCATCGAACGGCCGATCTATACCTGGCTGATCATCCTGATCTTCCTGTTCGGCGGCATCTGGGGCTTCCTGTCGCTGGGCCGGCTCGAAGATCCGGCCTTTACCATCAAGCAGGCGGTGATTTCGACCGCCTATCCCGGCGCGACCGCCGAACAGGTGGCGCTGGAAGTGTCCGAGCCGCTGGAATCCGCGCTTCAGAAGATGGGCGAGGTGGATATCATCACCTCGGTCAACCGGCCGGGCCTGTCGCTGATCGAGGTCGAGATCCAGTCGATCTATGACGGCTCGGAACTGCCCGAGATCTGGACCCGGATGCGGGCCCGGATCCGGGATGCGGCGCGCTATCTGCCCGAGGGCGTCGGCCAGCCGCTGGTCAATGACGGGTTCGGCGACGTGTTCGGCATCTTCCTGGCGGTCACGGCCGAGGGGTTCACCGATGCCGGAAAACACGAACTGGCCACCTTTCTGCGGCGCGAATTGCTGACCGTCGACGGGGTGGCCGATGTCGAGGTGGCGGGGCTGCCCGAAGAGGCGATCTTCGTCGAGCCGGACCTGGCCCTGTCGGTGAACCAGAACGTGCCCGTTCAGGCCATCGCCCAGGCCATCGCGACCGCGGATTCGGTGGCGCCGGCGGGGGCCGTCACCACCGGCGATTCGCGGGTGGGCATCCTCGCCCCCGAAGGGTCGGACAGCGTGTCCGCCATCGGCGGGCTGTCGGTGGGTGTCGGCGGGCGGGTGGTGAACCTGTTCGACATGGCCCATGTGCATCGCGGGCGGGTGAGCGACCCCGACCTGATCGTCCGGTTCGACGGGCAGGAGGCCTTTACGCTGGGCGTGGCCGGGCTGGCGACCGAGAACATCGTCGAAGTGGGCAAGCGGGTCGATGCCAAGCTGGCCGAACTGTCGCCTGAGATCCCGTTCGGCGTCGACCTGCACCCGATCTACCAGCAGCATGTGGTGGTCGAACAGGCATCGAACGACTTTCTCGTCAACCTGGCGATGTCGGTGGCGATCGTGGTCGCGGTGCTGGGCCTGTTCATGGGCTGGCGCGCCGCCGTGGTGGTCGGCACGACGCTGCTGCTCACGGTGGTGGGCACGCTGCTGTTCATGAACCTGCTGTCGATCGAGATGGAGCGCATCTCGCTGGGCGCGCTGATCATCGCCATGGGGATGCTGGTGGACAACGCCATCGTCGTGGCCGAGGGCATGCAGATCACCATGCGGCAGGGGCGCGGGTCGGTCGAGGCGGCCGAGGAGGTCGCGGGCAAGACCCAGGTCCCGCTCCTGGGGGCCACGGTGATCGGGATCATGGCCTTTGCCGGGATTGGCCTGTCGCCGGATGCGACCGGCGAATTCCTGTTCTCGCTCTTTGCGGTGATCGGGATTTCGCTGCTGCTGTCCTGGCTGCTGGCGCTGACGGTGACGCCGATGCTGGGCCATTACCTGTTCGAACAGGGCCGCGCCGATGACGGTGACGCCTATGGCGGCTGGCTGTTCCGGCTCTATGGCTGGAACCTGCGGCTGGCGCTGAAACTGCGCTGGCTGGTGCTGGCCGGGCTGGTGGTGGTGACCGCGGCGTGTTTCGTGGGCTTCGGCATGCTCAGGGAACAGTTCTTTCCGAACTCGAACACACCTCTGTTCTTCGTCCATTACAAGCTGCCGCAGGGCACGCCGATCGGCACGGTGTCGGATCACCTGACCGGGATCGAGGACTGGCTGAAGGACCGCGACGAGGTGGTTTCGGTCGCCACTTTCGTCGGGCAGGGGGCCACGCGGTTCATGCTGACCTATTCCGCCGAGAAACCGAACCCGAGCTACGGGCACATGATCATCCGCGCCCGGTCGCTGCAGGACATTCCCGCGCTCCAGCAGGAACTGGAGGCGGTCGGGGCCGCGCGTTTCCCCGAAGGCGAGTTCCGCACCAAGCGGCTGGTGTTCGGGCCCGGCGGCAGCGACCCGATCCAGGTGCGGTTCTCTGGCAAGGACCCCGCCGTGCTGCGCGATCTGGCCGCCGAGGCGGCGCGGATCCTCGCGGCGAGCTCGGACCACCTGACCGGCATCCGGCAGGACTGGCACGAACAGGAACTGGTGCTGCGGCCGGTCTATGCGACCAACCGGGCGCAAACCGCCGGGGTCAGCCGCGACGACATCGCCAGCATGCTGCTGTTCTCGACCGATGGCGTCACCGGCGGCGTGTTCCGCGAACGCGACCGCCTGATCCCGATCGTCATCCGCCGGCCGCGGGCGGACAGCTACAACGTCATGGACCAGATCGTCTATTCCGCGACCGCGCAGGATTTCGTGCCGATCGAACAGATGGTCGACGGGTTCGAGTACCAGGCCCTCGACACGCTGGTGCATCGCCGCGACCGGGTGGCGACGATCACCGTGGGCGCGGACATCCCGCATGACGTGACCGCCGCCACCGTCCAGGCCGAGGTCATGGGGCCGATCGAGGCGATGGAGCTGCCGCCGGGCTACAGGATGGAATGGGGCGGCGAATACGAGGATTCGAAGATGGCGCAGGAGGCGCTGGGCAAGCAGCTGCCGCTGAGCCTGCTGATCATGGTGCTGATCTCGGTGCTGCTGTTCAACGCCCTGCGCCAGCCGGTCATCATCTGGCTGCTGGTGCCGATGTCGGTGAACGGGGTGGTGATCGGGCTGCTGGGCACCGGCCTGCCATTCACCTTCACCGCGCTTCTGGGGCTGCTCAGCCTGTCGGGGATGCTGATCAAGAACGGCATCGTCCTGGTCGAGGAAATCGACCTGGTCCGGGCCGAGGGCCAGCCCCTGCGCGAGGCGATCGTGACCGCGTCGGTGTCGCGCCTGCGCCCGGTGATGCTGGCCTCGGTGACCACCATTCTGGGCATGGTGCCGCTGCTGACCGATGCGTTCTTCAAGTCGATGGCGGTGACCATCATGGGCGGGCTGGCCTTTGCCACTGTGCTCACGCTGGTCGCGGCGCCGGTGCTCTACCTGGTCTTCTTCGGCCGGGACGAGCGACGAGAAACGGCGGCGCAGCCGGCCTGA
- a CDS encoding efflux RND transporter periplasmic adaptor subunit, translating to MKLLNLACLLIALGAAPLAAETLPKPARLMVVSTEAQPLERQFFGQVAARRSVDLAFQVGGQVLRFPVSEGFTIAGGELIAQLDLEQFELQLDQARLQKEQADRTLERLNKLKGSTVSQVALDDAQTAASLAAIGLRNAEWALRHATLTAPFDALVSSRNVELFSTVAAGAPVVRIHDMSELYIEVDVPETLFQRARDEDHARITARFPGDPAEYPLTFREFVAETSSVGQTFRITLAMTPPEGRNILPGSSATVQVRVPDQYTGILVPSSAIVMDTHGVPGVMRFDPRGADTGTVTWVPATIEPTQSGDVRITGGLENGAEIVLTGGAAMTDGQAVRRFAGFPN from the coding sequence ATGAAACTGCTGAACCTTGCCTGCCTTCTGATCGCGCTGGGGGCCGCGCCGCTGGCCGCCGAAACCCTGCCCAAGCCCGCCAGGCTGATGGTGGTGTCGACCGAGGCGCAGCCGCTGGAACGCCAGTTCTTCGGCCAGGTGGCCGCGCGGCGATCGGTCGACCTGGCGTTCCAGGTCGGCGGGCAGGTGCTCCGGTTCCCGGTCTCCGAGGGGTTCACCATCGCCGGTGGCGAGCTGATCGCCCAGCTGGATCTGGAGCAGTTCGAACTGCAACTGGACCAGGCGCGGCTGCAGAAGGAACAGGCCGACCGCACGCTGGAGCGGCTGAACAAGCTGAAGGGCAGCACCGTCAGCCAGGTGGCGCTGGACGACGCGCAGACCGCCGCTTCGCTGGCCGCCATCGGCCTGCGCAACGCCGAATGGGCGCTGCGGCACGCAACGCTGACCGCGCCGTTCGACGCGCTGGTGTCGAGCCGGAATGTCGAGCTGTTCTCGACCGTGGCCGCGGGCGCGCCGGTGGTCCGGATCCACGACATGTCCGAGCTCTATATCGAGGTCGATGTGCCGGAGACCCTGTTCCAGCGCGCGCGGGACGAGGACCATGCCCGGATCACCGCGCGGTTTCCGGGCGACCCGGCCGAATATCCGCTGACCTTCCGCGAATTCGTGGCCGAAACGTCGAGCGTTGGCCAGACGTTCCGCATCACGCTGGCCATGACCCCGCCCGAGGGGCGCAACATCCTGCCCGGATCGTCGGCGACGGTCCAGGTCCGGGTGCCCGACCAGTACACCGGCATTCTGGTGCCGTCCTCCGCCATCGTCATGGATACCCACGGCGTGCCGGGGGTGATGCGGTTCGACCCGAGGGGCGCCGATACCGGCACCGTGACCTGGGTGCCGGCAACGATCGAACCGACTCAGTCGGGCGATGTCCGCATCACCGGAGGGCTCGAGAACGGCGCCGAGATCGTGCTGACCGGCGGGGCGGCGATGACCGACGGGCAGGCGGTGCGCCGGTTCGCCGGTTTCCCGAACTGA
- a CDS encoding MarR family winged helix-turn-helix transcriptional regulator: MTEPADDRHRPRPMQGLAPELRSLMGVHVLYWKFEECADAEILDPPLTRHERYMLVRLEMPARMGVLARDMLALPSTVTATADALEAKGLLTRERDLEDRRAWRLRLTDAGDRARRDLMERARRVFRDITGLAPDEVDRLAALLDRASCNILETGVPEGLKK; the protein is encoded by the coding sequence ATGACGGAACCCGCGGATGACAGGCATAGGCCGCGCCCGATGCAGGGGCTCGCGCCGGAACTGCGCTCGCTGATGGGCGTGCATGTGCTCTACTGGAAATTCGAGGAATGTGCCGATGCGGAAATCCTCGATCCGCCGCTGACCCGCCACGAACGCTACATGCTGGTGCGGCTGGAGATGCCGGCGCGCATGGGCGTGCTTGCCCGCGACATGCTGGCGCTGCCGTCGACGGTGACCGCGACCGCGGATGCGCTGGAAGCCAAGGGGTTGCTGACCCGTGAACGCGACCTCGAAGACCGCCGCGCCTGGCGGTTGCGGCTGACCGATGCCGGCGACCGGGCGCGGCGCGACCTGATGGAACGGGCGCGGCGGGTGTTCCGGGACATCACCGGCCTTGCACCTGACGAGGTCGACCGCCTTGCCGCGCTGCTCGACCGGGCGTCGTGCAACATTCTTGAAACCGGTGTTCCGGAGGGGCTGAAGAAATGA
- a CDS encoding isocitrate lyase/PEP mutase family protein, with product MTRSAPDRLRALLAQPGLITMPCCFDPLSARLIEQAGFPLTFMSGFAASAARLGMPDTGLMSYGEVIDQGRNICAATTIPVIGDGDTGYGNALNVKRTVRGFAQAGFAAVMIEDQVAPKRCGHTAGKAVVSRDEACARIRAAADARAEGHDILILARTDARHDHGLDEAIARAAAFRDLGADILFVEAPRSEEEMIRICAELDAPVMANIVEGGLTPALPPARLGEIGFRIAAYPLTLLSAAMQAMVQALDAFGAGNPAAATLMPFDEMKTRIGFDAYFAEETRYAQDR from the coding sequence ATGACCCGTTCCGCCCCCGACCGGTTGCGCGCCCTGCTGGCGCAGCCGGGACTGATCACCATGCCCTGCTGTTTCGACCCGCTGTCGGCCCGGCTGATCGAACAGGCCGGATTCCCGTTGACCTTCATGTCGGGGTTCGCGGCCTCGGCGGCGCGGCTGGGGATGCCCGATACCGGGCTGATGTCCTATGGCGAGGTGATCGACCAGGGGCGCAACATCTGTGCCGCGACCACGATCCCGGTGATCGGCGACGGCGATACCGGCTATGGCAACGCGCTGAACGTGAAACGCACGGTCCGGGGCTTTGCCCAGGCCGGGTTCGCGGCGGTGATGATCGAGGACCAGGTGGCGCCGAAACGCTGCGGCCATACCGCCGGCAAGGCGGTGGTGTCGCGGGACGAGGCCTGCGCGCGCATTCGCGCCGCCGCCGATGCCCGCGCCGAGGGCCACGACATCCTGATCCTCGCCCGCACCGATGCCCGCCACGATCACGGGCTGGACGAGGCCATTGCCCGCGCCGCCGCCTTTCGCGATCTCGGCGCCGATATCCTGTTCGTCGAGGCCCCGCGCAGCGAGGAGGAAATGATCCGCATCTGCGCCGAACTGGACGCGCCGGTGATGGCAAACATCGTCGAAGGCGGGCTGACCCCGGCGCTGCCGCCCGCGCGGCTCGGGGAAATCGGGTTTCGCATCGCGGCCTATCCGCTGACGCTGTTGTCGGCGGCCATGCAGGCGATGGTGCAGGCGCTCGACGCCTTCGGGGCGGGCAATCCCGCGGCCGCGACCCTGATGCCCTTTGACGAGATGAAGACCCGGATCGGGTTCGATGCCTATTTCGCCGAAGAGACCCGCTATGCGCAGGATCGCTGA